In a single window of the Mesoplodon densirostris isolate mMesDen1 chromosome 18, mMesDen1 primary haplotype, whole genome shotgun sequence genome:
- the LOC132479131 gene encoding basic proline-rich protein-like codes for MANNSSSKRARPRHLVPIPPTHPFPLRPPPSHSLKIQKSLDRGGKPAQHRAERAPGLPAAAPAPQPRWKRSLRPRLPLRIRLSLHLGLPGSPKPENHSLRQGFDLPTLPGSREASRPVAPAPPASWSRKPYKTGSETVSPRGGSNSGEGRGGGRDPEPGAGTLGSGWARVAPVRGLRPPVAPRSPGGGEVGRPRYLEDQGGPRPGSHLRRAPPARSPAPIHPDASRAPVGARSPRARVGGARRRSAESGSRSSNGDARRLGLSARGAGAAGGAGPGGRRDAGDAGAPGTPAHTRTQTPVQHRPGAAPPGEGICPRSAPAAAATRTSLSAGPPPPRPSPPERRAPRPPPLSAPARSAPRNSRPAHFKGPPGTSKRAGRPPPRPRTHQGSARALRAQTSRAPRAGPRPRPRPPDRLAAAAPGPPGPVPASGNMGESRGRGGSAGNPAAREGAEARPAAPLSAQDPSGPRPSRGRPRPLRPPPGPAFDTGPASSSHSGHPTSSGRFQQKLRRGFHCALQRRVPAHGPEREVRARRAPGRPRRPRRPSPGPSGSRTPSRPPLGRAGPPPAPCALDAAGRDLAPGPGGARLRSGSAGAAPPPPPFTAQLSPGETGASDARRPGDP; via the exons ATGGCCA ATAACTCGAGCTCCAAACGCGCCCGTCCCCGGCATCTGGTTcccattccccccacccaccccttccccctgcGCCCCCCCCCTTCCCACTCCTTAAAAATTCAGAAGAGCCTCGACCGAGGAGGAAAGCCCGCCCAGCACAGGGCGGAACGGGCGCCCGGACTCCCGGCTGCAGCCCCCGCCCCGCAACCCAGATGGAAGCGTTCGCTGCGCCCCCGCCTCCCGCTAAGAATCCGGCTCAGTCTACACCTCGGTCTTCCGGGCTCCCCCAAACCAGAAAACCACTCACTCAGACAAGGCTTTGATCTTCCAACTTTGCCAGGGAGCAGAGAAGCCTCACGACCCGTCGCCCCCGCGCCCCCCGCCTCCTGGAGCCGCAAACCCTACAAAACCGGATCAGAAACCGTCTCAC CAAGGGGAGGATCAAACTCGGGagagggcaggggcggggggcgcGACCCCGAACCGGGGGCGGGAACCCTGGGCTCCGGGTGGGCGCGCGTGGCCCCCGTGCGGGGCCTCAGGCCGCCGGTAGCGCCGCGTTCCCCGGGCGGAGGGGAGGTGGGGCGGCCCCGTTACCTGGAAGACCAAGGCGGCCCGAGGCCCGGCTCTCATCTCCGCCGAGCCCCCCCTGCCCGCTCCCCGGCCCCAATCCACCCCGACGCGTCCAGAGCCCCGGTGGGCGCTCGCAGCCCCCGAGCCCGGGTCGGAGGCGCCCGCAGGAGAAGCGCGGAAAGCGGCAGCCGGTCCAGCAATGGCGACGCGCGGAGGCTCGGCCTCTCCGCACGAGGGGCCGGGGCGGCCGGGGGCGCGGGGCCGGGCGGCAGGAGAGACGCGGGGGACGCGGGCGCCCCAG GCACTCCGGCGCACACTCGCACCCAGACTCCCGTCCAGCACCGCCCCGGCGCGGCGCCCCCGGGGGAGGGGATCTGCCCCCGCTCCGCCCCCGCCGCGGCCGCCACTCGCACAAGTCTCTCCGCCGGGCCCCCGCCACCCCGGCCGAGCCCCCCGGAGCGCCGGGCGCCGCGCCCGCCGCCCCTCTCCGCGCCCGCCCGGAGCGCGCCCCGAAATAGCCGGCCTGCCCACTTCAAAGGGCCGCCCGGCACATCAAAGCGCGCGGGCCGCCCGCCGCCTCGGCCTCGCACTCACCAGGGGTCCGCGCGCGCGCTCCGCGCCCAGACCTCGCGGGCGCCCCGGGCAGGGCCTCGGCCTCGGCCCCGGCCCCCGGATCGGCTCGCCGCCGCGGCCCCGGGCCCCCCCGGGCCGGTCCCGGCGTCGGGGAACATGGGGGAGTCGCGCGGCCGGGGAGGGAGTGCGGGGAACCCGGCGGCAAGGGAGGGGGCAGAGGCGCGCCCCGCCGCCCCTCTTTCTGCGCAAGATCCGAGTGGGCCTCGCCCCAGCCGCGGCCGCCCTCGGCCCCTCCGGCCCCCGCCCGGTCCGGCTTTCGACACGGGCCCCGCTTCCAGCAGCCACTCCGGGCACCCAACGTCCTCCGGGCGCTTCCAACAAAAACTGCGCCGTGGATTTCACTGTGCACTTCAAAGGCGCGTGCCGGCGCACGGTCCTGAAAGGGAGGTACGCGCCCGCCGCGCTCCAGGCCGCCCCCGGCGCCCCCGCCGCCCCTCTCCGGGGCCGTCCGGCTCACGGACGCCCTCCCGGCCGCCTCTCGGCCGGGCCGGACCCCCTCCCGCGCCCTGCGCCCTCGACGCGGCTGGGCGCGACCTCGCCCCCGGCCCTGGGGGTGCCCGGCTCAGAAGCGGCTCGGCCGGGGCCGCGCCTCCGCCCCCACCTTTTACAGCACAGCTTTCGCCGGGGGAGACGGGCGCCTCGGACGCCCGGCGGCCCGGCGATCCATGA